One window of the Gammaproteobacteria bacterium genome contains the following:
- a CDS encoding methyl-accepting chemotaxis protein: MMNCAKLASLQQQRNNADRLSEKLAWTMVGLCVALAFIHHTWGQVFLLALPAAVMITAVTRLRRGTRFSRVVVAGLFMFFAAVQINQSQGMIEMHFGIFVFLAFLLHYRDWLPVACAAVLIVLHHVCFFFLQAAGFPVYVMPDVSQFGIVLLHGFYVAFESAVLI, translated from the coding sequence ATGATGAATTGCGCCAAACTGGCGTCTTTGCAACAACAACGGAATAACGCCGACCGGCTTTCCGAAAAGTTGGCCTGGACCATGGTGGGTCTGTGCGTGGCTTTAGCGTTTATACACCATACTTGGGGGCAGGTTTTTTTGTTGGCGCTACCGGCTGCCGTCATGATCACTGCGGTGACCCGGTTGCGCAGGGGGACACGTTTTAGCCGAGTGGTCGTCGCCGGCCTGTTTATGTTTTTTGCGGCGGTGCAAATCAACCAATCCCAGGGCATGATTGAAATGCATTTCGGGATTTTCGTCTTTCTGGCGTTTTTACTGCATTATCGCGACTGGCTGCCGGTGGCTTGTGCGGCTGTCTTAATTGTCCTGCATCATGTTTGTTTTTTCTTTTTACAGGCCGCGGGATTTCCTGTGTATGTGATGCCGGATGTTTCCCAGTTTGGGATAGTGTTGTTGCATGGGTTTTATGTGGCGTTTGAATCCGCTGTGCTGATTT
- a CDS encoding saccharopine dehydrogenase NADP-binding domain-containing protein codes for MAKIIVLGAGRVGSAMALDLSQRHRVTAADISTTALSTLERNNLRTLPLDVTDPVALAGEAKNHDLVINAVPGFLGFQTLKQVLELGCHVVDISFFPEDPLPLAELAKKHAAIAVVDMGVAPGLSNIILGHYDQHLQIDRFRCLVGGLPKQRLWPFQYKAPFSPIDVIEEYTRPARLMVNGEILIKPALSDCELVSIENIGTLEAFNTDGLRSLLSTMPHIPQMEEKTLRYPGHANLINALIKGGFFDSTPLPGQAMSPLQFTSQILEKQWQLDAEEVEFTVLQVEMSGTSKTPTPVATQVSAFLYDEYDPQSGISSMARTTGYTCCATAELILQDYLTHPGLYAPEHIGAQPRCYEFLFKYLQERQVTVRFQRQVLE; via the coding sequence ATGGCCAAAATTATTGTCTTGGGTGCAGGTAGGGTTGGTAGCGCCATGGCTCTGGACCTGTCGCAACGGCACCGGGTTACGGCTGCAGACATCTCTACCACCGCACTTTCGACTTTGGAAAGAAACAACCTTAGAACCTTACCATTGGATGTCACCGACCCCGTCGCCTTGGCGGGTGAAGCAAAAAACCACGACTTGGTCATAAATGCTGTTCCCGGTTTTCTTGGATTCCAGACCCTAAAACAGGTTCTGGAATTAGGTTGTCATGTAGTGGATATTTCTTTTTTTCCGGAAGATCCCCTCCCCTTGGCGGAGCTGGCAAAGAAACACGCTGCTATTGCGGTGGTGGATATGGGGGTAGCCCCCGGCTTGAGCAATATTATATTGGGGCATTATGACCAACACTTACAGATCGATCGCTTCCGCTGTCTGGTGGGAGGGCTGCCCAAACAAAGGCTGTGGCCGTTTCAGTACAAGGCACCATTTTCACCCATAGACGTTATTGAAGAATACACACGCCCGGCTCGCCTAATGGTTAACGGGGAAATATTAATCAAACCCGCCCTCTCCGACTGCGAGTTAGTCAGCATTGAAAATATTGGAACCCTGGAAGCATTCAACACAGATGGCTTACGCAGCCTGCTTTCCACTATGCCCCACATCCCTCAAATGGAAGAAAAAACCCTGCGTTACCCAGGCCACGCAAACTTAATTAACGCTTTGATTAAAGGAGGATTTTTCGACAGCACCCCACTCCCCGGACAAGCCATGAGTCCGTTGCAATTCACTTCGCAAATACTGGAAAAACAGTGGCAATTGGATGCGGAGGAGGTGGAATTTACGGTACTGCAAGTAGAGATGAGTGGTACCAGTAAAACCCCCACACCGGTGGCCACTCAAGTCAGCGCTTTTTTGTATGATGAATATGATCCTCAATCCGGAATTAGCTCTATGGCTCGCACCACAGGTTATACCTGTTGCGCCACTGCCGAACTCATTTTGCAAGATTACCTTACTCACCCGGGCCTTTATGCACCCGAACACATTGGGGCTCAACCACGCTGCTACGAATTTCTGTTTAAATACCTACAAGAGCGTCAGGTTACGGTAAGATTTCAACGCCAAGTCTTGGAATAA